The Cylindrospermopsis curvispora GIHE-G1 genome contains a region encoding:
- a CDS encoding universal stress protein yields the protein MKIKPLLARLESAIGRPDLIDQMLLIPSAKECDNDKYSAIKPIKLMVGYDGSPNSHTALDIAFCIAHQTHLASKIEVKVEAVYVLEEQIINSLGNNANNVYFHHRLESPKKSVEVGSTGPKLSVLETMLKTIVLTQSKTEEADKILWQARNLAGEWQSYFKSHLRFGNLCTELQKVVELEGADALFLGCQSINHPLIERLDNNFPCPVLGIPKCLD from the coding sequence GTGAAAATTAAGCCCTTATTAGCACGACTAGAGAGTGCTATTGGTCGACCTGACCTAATTGACCAGATGTTACTGATACCAAGTGCCAAAGAGTGCGATAATGATAAGTATTCAGCCATTAAGCCCATCAAGTTAATGGTAGGTTATGATGGATCTCCTAATAGTCATACAGCATTAGATATAGCCTTTTGTATAGCTCATCAAACCCACCTAGCATCAAAGATAGAAGTTAAAGTTGAAGCTGTTTATGTATTAGAGGAGCAGATAATTAATAGCTTGGGTAATAATGCCAATAATGTTTATTTTCATCACCGGTTAGAATCACCCAAAAAGTCCGTGGAAGTAGGGAGTACGGGTCCAAAATTGTCCGTATTGGAAACCATGTTAAAAACCATAGTATTGACACAATCAAAGACAGAAGAAGCAGATAAAATTTTGTGGCAAGCCAGAAATTTAGCTGGGGAATGGCAGAGTTATTTTAAATCCCATTTACGATTTGGCAATTTGTGTACAGAACTGCAAAAAGTTGTAGAATTAGAAGGTGCTGATGCCCTATTTTTAGGTTGTCAATCCATCAATCATCCCCTAATTGAGAGATTAGACAATAATTTTCCTTGTCCTGTATTGGGCATTCCCAAATGTCTTGATTAG